DNA sequence from the Sphingomonas taxi genome:
GCTGGCGGGTGGCCGCTACGACGGGCTGGTCGAGAGCCTCGGCGGCGCGCCCACCCCCGGCGTCGGCTGGGCGGCGGGGGTCGAGCGGCTCGCGATGCTGCTCGACGAGCCGGCGGCGCCGACGATCGACGCGGTGGTCGTGCCGATGGGCGCGGCGGCCGAAGCGCGCGCGCTCGGCCTCGTCGCCGAGCTGCGCCGCGCCGGCGTCGCGGTCGACATGGCCTATAAGGGCAAGATGAAGCAGCGGCTCGCCAAGGCGGACGCGCTCGGTGCCCGTCATGCGCTCATCATCGGCGACGACGAACTCGCCGCCGGCGTCGCGACCGTGAAGACGCTCGCCAGCGGCGACCAGCGGCAGGTCGCCTTCGCCGCTCTCGCCGAGGCGCTGCGATGAGCGCGCTGGCAATCCTCCCGGTGTCGGGGAGGATCGGATGACCACCATCTCCCCCGAACGGATCGCGCAGATCGAGGCGCGGCGTGACGAGTTGCAGGCGCTGATGGCGACCGGCGACCTGCCGTCCGATCGCTTCGTCGCGGTGTCGAAGGAATATGCCGAGCTCGAACCCGTCGCGGCGGCGGCCGGCGAGGTACGCCGCCTGCGCCAGGAAGCGGACAGTCTCGCCTATATGGCGGAGGACACCGGCGACGAGGAATTGCGGCTGATGGCGGCCGAGGAGCTGCGCGACAATCGCGCCGCGCTCGACGCCGCCGACCGCCGGCTCGCGCTGGCGCTGCTGCCGCGCGACGCCGCCGACGCACGCGCCGCGATGCTCGAGATCCGCGCCGGCACCGGCGGCGACGAGGCGGCGCTGTTCGCTGGCGACCTGTTCCGCATGTATCAGCGCTACGCCGAGCGGCAGGGCTGGCGCGTCGAGCTCATCAGCGGCTCGTCGTCGGACGCGGGCGGGTTCAAGGAGGTCGTCGCCTCGGTCACCGGCACCGGCGTGTTCGCGAAGCTCAAGTTCGAGGCAGGCGTCCACCGCGTCCAGCGCGTCCCCGCCACCGAGGCGGGCGGGCGCATCCACACCTCGGCGGCGACGGTCGCGGTGCTGCCCGAGGCGGAGGATGTCGACGTCCGCATCGACGAGGCGAAGGACCTGCGCATCGACGTCTATCGCTCGTCCGGCCCCGGCGGCCAGTCGGTCAACACCACCGACAGCGCGGTGCGCATCACCCATCTGCCCACCGGCCTCGTCGTCATCCAGCAGGACGAGAAGTCGCAGCACAAGAACAAGGCCAAGGCGCTGAAGGTCCTGCGCACCCGGCTCTATGAGGCGGAGCGCGAGCGGCTCGCCAACGAGCGGTCGGGGACGCGCCGCGCGATGGTCGGCTCGGGCGACCGGTCGGAGCGGATCCGGACGTATAATTTCCCGCAGGGGCGGGTGACCGACCACCGCATCAATCTGACGCTGCACCGTCTGCCCGAGATCCTCGAAGGCGAGATGGACGAACTGATCGGCGCGCTGATCGCGCAGGACGAGGCGGAGCGGCTGGCCTCGCTCGACGGGTGATGCGGGCGGACCGCGGCGGATGCCCTTCGTCATCCTGGCGGAAGCCGGCACGCTTGGACGCGATGTCCACGTGGATGAGCGCTGCCATCCGCCCTCGTCCACCGCTCACCGCCCTGCCAACTACTCGGCCAACGTATCGCGCGTATGGCGCGCCTCCCCACCTTCCGCTGTCATCCCCGCGCAGGCGGGGATCCATGGATGCGATGTCGTCCGCATGGCTGCGCGCCGTCGGTCGCCCGCAATCAAGTCTCCCGGCATGCGCCGACATGACCGAGAAGGGGCCATGACGGCGTGACCACCCCCGACCCCGCCGCCATGCGCGCCGCGCTCGCCGAAGCGACCGCGCGCCTCGCTTTCTCTCCGACCGCACGCCTCGACGCCGAGTTGCTGATGGCGCACGCGCTCGGCATCGAGCGCAGCCGGCTGCTGCTCGACATGGCGCGCGCCGTCCCGCCCGCCTTCGCCGCGCTGGTCGACCGCCGCGCGGCGCACGAGCCGGTCGCCTATATCACTGGCACGCGCGGCTTCTGGACGATCGACCTCGCCGTCGGGCCCGGAGCGCTCGTTCCGCGCCCCGACAGCGAGACGCTGCTGATCGCCGCCGCCGGCCATTTTGGCGGCGATGCGCCTGCGACGGTGCTCGATCTCGGCACCGGCCCCGGCACGCTGCTGCTCGCCGCGCTCGACGAATGGCCGGCGCGTGGCCTCGGCATCGACCGTTCGGCGGTGGCGCTCGATTATGCCCGACGCAATGCCGAGCGGCTCGGCATGGCCGACCGCGCGCGCTTCGTCCGCGGCGACTGGGCGGCGGCGCTCGATGCCCGTTTCGACCTCGTCCTCGCCAATCCGCCCTATATCGGCACCGGCGAAACCCTCCCCGACGAGGTCCGCGCGCACGAACCCGCCGGCGCCTTGTTCGCCGGCGCCGACGGCCTCGACGACTATCGCGTCCTCGCCCGGCAACTGCCGCGGCTGATCGCGCCAAGTGGCTGCGCCGCCGTGGAAATCGGTCATACCCAGGCAAAATCGGTCGCCGCCT
Encoded proteins:
- the prfA gene encoding peptide chain release factor 1 encodes the protein MTTISPERIAQIEARRDELQALMATGDLPSDRFVAVSKEYAELEPVAAAAGEVRRLRQEADSLAYMAEDTGDEELRLMAAEELRDNRAALDAADRRLALALLPRDAADARAAMLEIRAGTGGDEAALFAGDLFRMYQRYAERQGWRVELISGSSSDAGGFKEVVASVTGTGVFAKLKFEAGVHRVQRVPATEAGGRIHTSAATVAVLPEAEDVDVRIDEAKDLRIDVYRSSGPGGQSVNTTDSAVRITHLPTGLVVIQQDEKSQHKNKAKALKVLRTRLYEAERERLANERSGTRRAMVGSGDRSERIRTYNFPQGRVTDHRINLTLHRLPEILEGEMDELIGALIAQDEAERLASLDG
- the prmC gene encoding peptide chain release factor N(5)-glutamine methyltransferase, giving the protein MRAALAEATARLAFSPTARLDAELLMAHALGIERSRLLLDMARAVPPAFAALVDRRAAHEPVAYITGTRGFWTIDLAVGPGALVPRPDSETLLIAAAGHFGGDAPATVLDLGTGPGTLLLAALDEWPARGLGIDRSAVALDYARRNAERLGMADRARFVRGDWAAALDARFDLVLANPPYIGTGETLPDEVRAHEPAGALFAGADGLDDYRVLARQLPRLIAPSGCAAVEIGHTQAKSVAALFAGQGLTSQIHRDLGGRDRCLLVRLAHRG